One genomic window of Saccopteryx bilineata isolate mSacBil1 chromosome 4, mSacBil1_pri_phased_curated, whole genome shotgun sequence includes the following:
- the GRPEL2 gene encoding grpE protein homolog 2, mitochondrial, translating to MAARCLWAVRRRLQHFLASSAASDGRGCLHPFSTATQRTAGEDCSSEEPPDELGPSLAERALKLKAVKLEKEVQDLTVRYQRAVADGENIRRRTQRCVEDAKIFGIQSFCKDLVEVADILEKTAECISEEAEPKDQRLTLEKIFRGLALLEAKLKSVFAKHGLEKMTPIGDKYDPHEHELVCHVPAGVGVQPGTVALVRQDGYKLHGRTIRLAQVEVAVESQRRL from the exons ATGGCAGCGCGGTGCTTGTGGGCGGTCCGGCGGCGGTTGCAGCACTTTCTGGCCTCGAGTGCCGCGTCGGATGGCAG GGGCTGTCTGCATCCTTTCAGCACTGCCACCCAGAGAACTGCTGGTGAGGACTGCAGTTCTGAGGAGCCTCCTGATGAGCTTGGGCCTTCTCTTGCAGAAAGGGCCTTAAAGCTAAAAGCTGTTAAGCTAGAGAAGGAAGTCCAGGATTTAACC GTGAGATACCAGAGAGCCGTAGCTGATGGCGAAAACATAAGAAGGCGAACCCAGAGATGTGTAGAAGACGCCAAGATATTTG GGATTCAGAGTTTCTGTAAGGACTTGGTCGAGGTGGCAGACATTCTGGAGAAGACGGCAGAGTGCATCTCTGAGGAGGCAGAGCCCAAGGACCAGAGGCTCACTCTGGAGAAGATCTTCCGCGGCCTGGCACTTCTGGAAGCAAAGCTGAAAAGTGTGTTTGCCAAGCACGGCCTGGAGAAGATGACACCCATCGGTGACAAATACGACCCGCATGAGCATGAACTCGTCTGTCACGTGCCGGCTGGTGTTGGGGTGCAGCCTGGCACAGTGGCATTAGTAAGGCAAGATGGCTACAAGCTGCATGGCCGCACCATTAGACTTGCCCAGGTGGAGGTGGCGGTGGAGTCTCAGAGAAGACTGTGA